The Podospora bellae-mahoneyi strain CBS 112042 chromosome 7, whole genome shotgun sequence genomic sequence GACAAAAATGGAATTTGGTATCTCTCAAGGAAAAAGTGACTATATCAACTTTCGAAACCAAGCACATCTCTCAGATAGCTGCCCatacacaaacacacacacacacacgcacacatTCACGCGGATACGCAACCCTAATGTGTACACCAATCCCTACCAGCCAGACCACACTGTAGATACAcaccaccccatctccccatctcatcctcaataTCAAACGTTGTCATCACGACTGGTATTTCCCGCCCTCTTTGAACCCTTCAAAAAGCTaactcccccctttccttttccaaaTCCATACCCTTTCCTGATCCAAATCCCAATAACCTTCTTCCTTTCCAATAACCCGCCTGCTAAAAAATGCGATCCAGAAAATTGATCAAAAAAAGCGAAATATACGCACACACAcgtacacacacacacacacacacacacacaaataTACCACACACCAAagaaaccccctcccatctcaTACTAATACACCCCCCTtatccccccatcctcctaATGATGATgcatcccccccatcccaaacatACTCCCAAAAgcatccatcccccctcccacccccccctgcccacccaaaaccccaccccctaGCCCATCCCCCGGCCCCCCAATCTCAGGCGGCTCCATATTAAAAGGCATAAACCAGGCCGAACTCGGCTCCGCCCCAAAAGCAGCATGTAGCGCAGCGTCCTGCTGAGCAGTAtgtccccctctcccaccaccaccaccaccaccaccatgatgtctcccccctcccccatcaccaccaccccctctcccacccccagtCCCATCATGATCCTGCGCCGCCCACCCCGCCAGACCCGACGCGAGCGGATGATGCTCAGCCCCATTCCCATACGCCCCAAACACCAATTGCCTATCCAGCCCCGGCAGCCCATGAGCCCCCAACGCGCCCAAGGCAAACGGATCCGGCGGAAAAAACGAATTGtgcggatgatgagggtgatgatgcgACAAATGCGAGACCGCCACCGGGGAGACAGGCGACAAGGCATGATACGCCGACGCGTTCGTTATTGTCAAGGGGTTGAACGGGCTGGGACCACTAGACTGCGGACCAACACCCGCATTGGCAGAGAAAGACCGTTGATGAAGCCTCGCAGCAGCCTGCATCTGCTCAGCCGCgccttgttgatgatgatgatgatgatgttgttgttgggcgCGGGCAAAGTCGGTTTGCAACGGTGATAAAACCTGGTCGTTGGCACCTCGCTGGGAGCCGCCAGCAGTGGAAGCCTTTCTAACGATGGATTTCCGTTTGAGGTGCTGGCCGGGGCGGGAGATGCCATTCGGACCACCAGCAAGTTCGCCACTTTGCGGAGAGAGCGTGGTAAAAAACTCTTCGACTGTGTGCAGTTCTGGTTTCTGTTCTAGCACCGCGTCCTcgcccttttccttcttcttgtacGTGGCCGGGTCGAGGAAGTCGGACTGAGAGACGCCGTGAGGATAACGGTCGAACCAGTCGCCGTATTGGAATATGGGCGAGGCGGCGTTTTCCTGGGCTGGGTTGCCTTGCCTGGCTGCGTCTGCGCAGGTGCGGTACTGTTCGCGGAGGTTTTCTGACATCCAGTGGAACATGCCCCAGTACCGTCTCATTTTGGAGAGGAACTTGACGTTGGTGGCGAGGTTGCGCTTCGAGGTTGCCTCCATCGAGGGGTTGCCCGAGAAGATGCCAAAGATGTGGACTGTGCTGGACAAGAAGGCACAATATCCTGTGAAGGGTGCCGTGATGAAATGTGACTCGGCATCCTTGAGTAGTTCTGATATCCGGTTCGCGGCGGCGAATGCCTTTGCGCCTGCCTTGGTGACGAACGCCTTCGGCACGTCCTGTTGTGACTGACCGTTTGGCGATGAGACGGCGAACCGGTTCATAAACAGAATGTTTTGCTGGACCGAGATGTGCAGAAACAGAAACTGGTTGGCCATGTTGTCTGTCTCATGCAAGTGAAGGTTTTCTGGTGTGTAAGTCAAAGACTCCGGCAGCTCAAAGTCTTCGGTCTGCTTGAGTAGTTTCGCGTATTCGGATTCCGGACTCCACATGGGGTGAGGATCTAACTCCTTTCCGCCCTGGTTGAGGTACCCGATGATGCGCCCCCATAAAGCGATGGCCTTGATCATCCAGGCTGCCACGCCCATATTGTCCTTGGCCTCGGTCGCTTGACCCTCGGTCGTGGGCTCTAGAACTTGCCCACTGAGCGTCTCGGTCGGCCCGGGCATGTCGTACTGAAAGTTTTTTTCCTTGATGGGCAGTGGGATCTTGAGGGTTTCCTCTCTGATGAAACATGGCCGATCGGTTCCTGATGAGTTGAAACGGTCCATCAAGAAGCACGCCCACATCGTTCGTCTCCGGATTTCTCGATCGATAAAGCTCAGCTGTGTCTTTCCCGTCATCCGGAGGGGGTCGTGCTCGAGATCCTTGTGAAGCTGAAGCGCAAAAGCCATCCGGATGGCCTGTCCTCCCAAAGACCAACTCCGTCCACCATGGCATGTGCCGAACTCGTGCAGACCCAGAATCAGAAGACAGGTCAAAATCGTGATATTCGGCCATTCGTATCGCTTGGTGAGAATATCGCGGGCCGTCGAAGCCCATTCCTCTCCACGAAGGAAATTCGGGTTCGTGGCTAGCTTTGGGTGGTTGGAAAAGCGTGCAGCAATGGCGCATACCGAGAGGATCAATACTGGAGGTAAAGCGCCCGCCCTGTTCGAACAGTCAATAATGAAACTCACAGATCAGTTGCGAGCCGACTTACTTGAGCTTTCTCATAAAGCTTGGTTTATGAAGGATGTGATAAGCTTGGCCGTAAATGTTCTCAAAAAACACCTCGGCCAAGTGCTCCTGGATCTCCTTCGACGGCAGAgcatcgccgccctcgagcAACAGCTTCGATTCCTCCGCCTCTTGAACCAGCATCGTTGAAGGCTTGTGAGGTCCATCCAGCTTGGATCTTGATGTGCCACGAGCCCAATTGTCCAAGTCTGGTCCGAAAGCTTCATCAGCACCGCGCTTCTTCGCCGCGCCCTTGGTGCTAGTGAGAGTCCCTGGAATAGCCGGCTTGACAACCGCTCTGGTCACCGACGCCGCCATAGAATCTTGCTCTGATTTTGGCACCACTTTGATGATGCGCTCCTCCATTCTCTTCAACCGCTTATCCAGCATGGCCATATAATCAGTCCTCGGCGCCGCCTTGCGCGCTGTCACCTTGTAGACACATGGAATGCGAGACCGTAGACAGTGCTTGCATGCTGGCTTCTCTCCCGAGCATCTAATCTTCTTGCGCCGACACGCGATGCAGGCCAGGGGCAATCTCTTGCGCTCCTTGCCCGCCTTCGTCTTCAGCTCGCTCCATGCCGGTGTCGCATCTGTCTTATCACCCTTTGATTTTCCACCCATGTCTGTCCCATCCCCCAAGCCTCCAGTGGCAAGACCAAACTCGTCCGACATTGGCTCCTCCAGGGAATTGCCGCCGTTCTGGTTGCTGTCAGGGCTGCCATTCTCGGATGTGTCCATGCTCTCCTGCCGCCGGCCATTGGTGTCGCTGTAAGAGGTCTGGACAGTGATGGAGGTGGCCTGGTTCTGTTGGTCATGCATCGAGGTTACCGAAGGTGGATGGGAATGCGCAAACACGTCTGGAGTGTGATCGTCAAAGTTTGGTGGAGCTAGACCAGCCATCGGTGAGTCGTCTTGATAGGAAAACTGAAAGTCGCCAAAATGGGTCGCATCTACAAGATCGTGGGTTGCTGCCGTAATGGTTCCCATCCCGTCATTGGATGACTCCAGCTTGAGGGCTTGCAGAGCAGCGGATGATTCAGGTTGCGCGTGGTGACCGTCAGTGTTGTCCGCCGAGGGCGAGAAATCGAGCTCCAGCGACATGGCGAAAGGATGGATGGCACTCTTGGGCTCGTGCAAAATACAGGTGGGTATGTGACCTAGTAGATACCCTCCACTGGGCAAGTAACGGTAGCAACGGCCAAGCGAGATATCGTCAAAAAGACTCAGTGCTCCGTAGCTAGTTTGCGAAACTCCTACTACACGACCAGACCAAACCCCAACTTTGCTCTCCTTCACTGCACTTGGGAATATCTGGGACGGCGACGATGATTTGTAGTGGTGCACAGGAATATCGCATGGTAtagggggcggtggtgtgtCACGAGCTGCTACCTGACATCGACATGTCCCCTGAGGATTTCCGACAAAGCACTTTCCAGGATGCGAATTGTCGAAGCGTAATACCCGGAGTGTTTCCCGGCCTTGACCGTCTTGTCGATTTCTTGGTATGCGATCGGCCGTGTGTTCTCGAGTAGCAAGGTAAGGTAAAGGTGATGCAAAAGGTCGTCGCGGTCGTTCGTACGGGCCGTCGAGGGGAGTCAGCAGGATAGAGAGAAAAGTAGTGGAAAAAGACAACTCCGAGAAGCTGCAGAAGGGGGAGGCGACAGGCGACAGCAACCGGGGTTCGAGTCTTTTGGCGTTTGGCGTTTCCCAACCACAGGCGTCTCCAAGGCCGGCTTGGTGGATCAGCAAGAGAAGGGTCTGGCGGAACTAGCGAAGAGAAGCGTTTTCGGCGGCTGTCCAGTGGGGTAACATGCTGTTTCGGTTTTCTTGCGTGTGGACGATCCAGAAGCTAGACCGCCCAGGGCAAGGAGGACAGGCAGGGAGCCACCTCGTAATACCGAATAGGCCGTTATgtcctttttgttttgtgtggTCTGCAATTGGGTGCTTGAGCCGGCCTAGTCGCAGTCGGATTCGGTCTTGTTGAGAATGTGACGACGTGGGGAACAGGGGAAA encodes the following:
- a CDS encoding hypothetical protein (COG:L; EggNog:ENOG503NYPZ); amino-acid sequence: MSLELDFSPSADNTDGHHAQPESSAALQALKLESSNDGMGTITAATHDLVDATHFGDFQFSYQDDSPMAGLAPPNFDDHTPDVFAHSHPPSVTSMHDQQNQATSITVQTSYSDTNGRRQESMDTSENGSPDSNQNGGNSLEEPMSDEFGLATGGLGDGTDMGGKSKGDKTDATPAWSELKTKAGKERKRLPLACIACRRKKIRCSGEKPACKHCLRSRIPCVYKVTARKAAPRTDYMAMLDKRLKRMEERIIKVVPKSEQDSMAASVTRAVVKPAIPGTLTSTKGAAKKRGADEAFGPDLDNWARGTSRSKLDGPHKPSTMLVQEAEESKLLLEGGDALPSKEIQEHLAEVFFENIYGQAYHILHKPSFMRKLKAGALPPVLILSVCAIAARFSNHPKLATNPNFLRGEEWASTARDILTKRYEWPNITILTCLLILGLHEFGTCHGGRSWSLGGQAIRMAFALQLHKDLEHDPLRMTGKTQLSFIDREIRRRTMWACFLMDRFNSSGTDRPCFIREETLKIPLPIKEKNFQYDMPGPTETLSGQVLEPTTEGQATEAKDNMGVAAWMIKAIALWGRIIGYLNQGGKELDPHPMWSPESEYAKLLKQTEDFELPESLTYTPENLHLHETDNMANQFLFLHISVQQNILFMNRFAVSSPNGQSQQDVPKAFVTKAGAKAFAAANRISELLKDAESHFITAPFTGYCAFLSSTVHIFGIFSGNPSMEATSKRNLATNVKFLSKMRRYWGMFHWMSENLREQYRTCADAARQGNPAQENAASPIFQYGDWFDRYPHGVSQSDFLDPATYKKKEKGEDAVLEQKPELHTVEEFFTTLSPQSGELAGGPNGISRPGQHLKRKSIVRKASTAGGSQRGANDQVLSPLQTDFARAQQQHHHHHHQQGAAEQMQAAARLHQRSFSANAGVGPQSSGPSPFNPLTITNASAYHALSPVSPVAVSHLSHHHPHHPHNSFFPPDPFALGALGAHGLPGLDRQLVFGAYGNGAEHHPLASGLAGWAAQDHDGTGGGRGGGGDGGGGRHHGGGGGGGGRGGHTAQQDAALHAAFGAEPSSAWFMPFNMEPPEIGGPGDGLGGGVLGGQGGVGGGMDAFGSMFGMGGMHHH